From one Haloferax marinisediminis genomic stretch:
- a CDS encoding phosphotransferase family protein, whose product MDHVAAVLAREFPDRPVASVTPAQRGNHKQTAIVDFSDGGAVVVQLSADVDAVRLETALAQAVGDRTSIPVPQVLATGTVADRGYAVVERATGDELHERFVHLDEEEQQSLARTFGRGLAELHETFAFDGYGPVTADTRGATVEFRVAESTDWQAWFSAYAHSGIDALPPAFDSIRDQLIETVETASLPERPPASLYPWDLRPGNALVGGDGVTAVLDWGDPLAAVPELAVAKVEHLVADWYVSDGTPLRRAFRDGYDAVRPYPTVDPIYRVAAVLRSAVDSTGEVTRPGYPEQTGARAVSFHRQRLESLL is encoded by the coding sequence ATGGACCACGTTGCGGCCGTGCTGGCACGCGAGTTCCCAGACCGTCCGGTTGCGTCGGTGACGCCGGCACAGCGCGGGAATCACAAGCAAACAGCAATCGTCGACTTTAGCGACGGTGGTGCAGTCGTGGTCCAACTCTCGGCCGACGTCGACGCAGTTCGTCTCGAAACCGCCCTCGCACAGGCGGTCGGCGACCGAACGTCGATTCCGGTCCCACAGGTTCTGGCGACTGGGACTGTTGCCGACCGAGGATACGCGGTGGTCGAACGAGCGACCGGAGACGAACTTCACGAACGGTTCGTCCACCTCGACGAGGAGGAACAACAGTCTCTCGCTCGTACCTTCGGCCGCGGACTCGCTGAACTCCACGAAACATTCGCGTTCGATGGCTACGGGCCAGTAACCGCCGACACGCGTGGTGCTACCGTCGAGTTCCGGGTCGCTGAATCGACCGATTGGCAGGCGTGGTTCTCGGCGTACGCCCACAGTGGAATCGACGCCTTGCCACCTGCCTTCGACTCGATTCGAGACCAACTCATCGAGACCGTCGAAACTGCGTCACTGCCCGAGCGTCCGCCCGCCAGTCTGTATCCGTGGGACCTCAGACCCGGGAATGCGCTAGTCGGTGGAGACGGCGTCACTGCAGTCCTCGACTGGGGTGACCCCCTCGCTGCTGTGCCGGAGTTGGCTGTCGCAAAAGTCGAACACCTCGTCGCCGACTGGTACGTTTCTGATGGCACGCCACTTCGACGGGCGTTCCGCGATGGTTACGACGCAGTTCGGCCGTATCCGACTGTCGACCCCATCTACCGAGTCGCGGCCGTCCTCCGGTCGGCGGTCGATTCGACCGGTGAGGTGACGCGACCCGGCTATCCAGAGCAAACCGGAGCTCGTGCCGTGTCGTTTCACCGACAGCGACTCGAATCCCTGTTGTAG
- a CDS encoding HAD family hydrolase: MASFDAILFDLDGTLIQNDQDSETIYTGAFSVAGIDRFGEPSDLWQALDGPPHPTDPESYLAAGFDRVATQYERAVDTRALARGFIETVDHTAVSFRPGARAALDTARDHGHVGLVTNGPERRQSVKLDALDITDAFDVIVYAGDMPRRKPHPDPFDRALGTLDVPPAASLHVGDSLEFDVGGAHGAGLDAAWCPRERDTVETGSYSPEFVLSTLHEFADILDPR; this comes from the coding sequence GTGGCATCTTTCGACGCGATTCTGTTCGACCTCGACGGGACACTCATCCAGAACGACCAAGACAGCGAGACCATCTACACCGGAGCGTTCTCTGTTGCCGGTATCGACCGATTCGGAGAGCCATCGGACCTCTGGCAGGCACTCGATGGGCCACCGCACCCCACCGATCCGGAATCGTATCTCGCCGCGGGATTCGACCGCGTCGCTACTCAGTACGAACGGGCGGTCGACACACGCGCGTTGGCCCGTGGCTTCATCGAGACTGTCGACCACACGGCCGTCTCGTTTCGGCCGGGTGCTCGTGCGGCCCTCGACACCGCCCGCGACCACGGCCACGTCGGACTCGTGACGAACGGGCCCGAACGACGACAGTCGGTCAAACTCGACGCCCTCGACATCACCGACGCGTTCGACGTCATCGTCTACGCTGGCGACATGCCACGCCGCAAACCGCATCCGGATCCGTTCGACCGGGCACTCGGAACACTCGACGTCCCCCCAGCAGCGAGTCTCCACGTGGGCGACTCACTCGAATTCGACGTCGGCGGGGCGCACGGTGCCGGACTCGACGCGGCGTGGTGCCCGCGCGAACGAGACACCGTCGAGACTGGGTCGTACTCACCAGAGTTCGTCCTCTCGACGCTCCACGAGTTCGCCGACATCCTCGACCCGAGGTAG
- a CDS encoding acyl-CoA dehydrogenase family protein, translating to MDFNLSDEQRAIRDEVRRFAENEIAPVASEYDVEEKYPYDIVEKAAKMGLTGAHFPVEYGGVGYSSLENALVTEELFAVDPGIGLCITSAGFGAEAIIAFGTEEQKEEYLPPIVDGESVMGAAISEPQAGSDVTSVKTRAEKDGDEWVLNGNKMWITNGSVGDYFVVMCQTDPDADDRYSGFSQIIVESDRDGFSADKITGKMGIRASDTAELILDDVRVPEENLVGTRGMGFLQLMQFFDETRTAVAAQGVGIAKGACEQALAYAKEREQFGRSISDFQAIQHKLAEMHTKTEAARQLTYKSAWSVDNDEGQLTALASMAKEFASNVATDVADEAVQIHGGAGFVNDHDVERLYRDSKITQIYEGTTEIQKTIIARELLGKGF from the coding sequence ATGGACTTCAATCTCTCAGACGAACAGCGAGCCATCCGAGACGAGGTTCGCCGATTCGCCGAGAACGAGATCGCTCCCGTCGCGAGCGAGTACGACGTCGAAGAGAAGTACCCCTACGACATCGTCGAGAAAGCGGCCAAGATGGGTCTGACCGGGGCGCACTTCCCAGTCGAGTACGGTGGCGTCGGCTACTCGTCGCTGGAGAACGCGCTCGTCACCGAGGAACTGTTCGCAGTCGACCCCGGTATCGGCCTCTGTATCACGAGCGCCGGGTTCGGTGCGGAAGCCATCATCGCCTTCGGGACCGAAGAACAGAAAGAGGAGTACCTACCGCCCATCGTCGATGGTGAGTCCGTCATGGGTGCGGCCATCAGTGAACCACAGGCCGGGTCCGACGTGACCTCCGTGAAGACGCGCGCCGAGAAAGACGGTGACGAGTGGGTCCTCAACGGCAACAAGATGTGGATTACCAACGGGAGCGTCGGTGACTACTTCGTCGTCATGTGCCAGACCGACCCTGACGCCGACGACCGCTACTCCGGATTCTCCCAGATTATCGTCGAATCCGACCGAGACGGCTTCTCGGCCGACAAAATCACGGGGAAGATGGGTATCCGCGCCAGCGACACTGCCGAACTCATCCTCGACGACGTTCGCGTGCCCGAAGAGAACCTCGTCGGCACCCGCGGGATGGGCTTCCTCCAACTCATGCAGTTCTTCGACGAGACCCGGACGGCCGTCGCCGCACAGGGTGTCGGTATCGCCAAAGGTGCCTGCGAACAGGCACTCGCCTACGCGAAAGAGCGCGAGCAGTTCGGTCGCTCCATCAGTGACTTCCAGGCCATCCAGCACAAACTCGCCGAGATGCACACCAAGACCGAGGCGGCCCGCCAACTGACCTACAAGTCCGCGTGGAGCGTCGACAACGACGAAGGGCAGTTGACGGCACTCGCGTCGATGGCGAAGGAGTTCGCTTCGAACGTCGCGACCGACGTCGCCGACGAGGCTGTCCAGATTCACGGTGGCGCTGGATTCGTCAACGACCACGACGTCGAGCGTCTCTACCGCGACTCGAAGATTACGCAAATCTACGAGGGCACCACGGAGATTCAAAAGACCATCATCGCCCGCGAACTGCTCGGCAAGGGCTTCTAA
- a CDS encoding helix-turn-helix transcriptional regulator encodes MARSYAQFVVALVVVLSLIGGVVFTDGARAQTQPDVDTTVLRIELHENSTATWELQIWTRLRTPTDETEYRSFQQRFENDTGAYLDPFSERINGTVGAASEATGRQMTATGFEASTSLQSLPRQWGVVTYRFHWTNFAADTDGQLVVGDVFESGLFIAENDSLEVVAPAGYHVVSATPSPVERDDGVLTWDGPESFADGEPRVVFEPKPPEEASNMTTSTQSNGDGDGSLAGPLGAVFLVGLVAAGVWWRRSNSDSNDSAHSNDDAQLDNDTDANRSGATDTGGVQTTVTPDDSSRPRDEAHRGAETTLGTSSIVTDEDRVRTLLQASGGRVRQKDVVTELDWSKSKVSRVLSRMEDDGTIEKLRLGRENVIDLVAESDDDETDTEI; translated from the coding sequence ATGGCTCGGTCGTACGCGCAGTTCGTGGTTGCCCTCGTTGTCGTCCTGAGTCTCATCGGTGGAGTCGTATTCACCGACGGTGCCCGCGCACAGACGCAACCTGACGTCGATACGACTGTCCTCCGCATCGAACTCCACGAAAACTCGACGGCGACGTGGGAGTTACAGATTTGGACTCGATTGCGGACGCCCACAGACGAGACCGAATATCGTTCGTTTCAACAGCGGTTCGAAAACGACACGGGCGCGTATCTCGACCCCTTTTCGGAACGAATCAACGGAACCGTCGGTGCAGCCAGTGAGGCCACCGGTCGGCAGATGACCGCGACAGGGTTCGAGGCGTCGACGAGTCTCCAGTCGCTCCCACGCCAGTGGGGCGTCGTCACGTACCGATTCCACTGGACCAACTTCGCCGCCGACACAGACGGACAACTCGTCGTGGGTGACGTCTTCGAGAGCGGCCTGTTCATCGCCGAAAACGACTCACTCGAAGTCGTTGCTCCTGCTGGCTACCACGTCGTTTCTGCGACACCAAGTCCAGTCGAGCGTGACGATGGCGTCCTGACGTGGGACGGCCCCGAATCGTTCGCCGACGGGGAACCACGAGTGGTCTTCGAACCGAAACCGCCCGAGGAAGCGAGTAATATGACGACGTCGACGCAGTCGAACGGCGATGGCGACGGGTCTCTCGCCGGGCCACTGGGCGCTGTATTTCTCGTTGGTCTCGTGGCGGCCGGTGTCTGGTGGCGACGGTCGAACAGCGATTCGAACGACTCCGCCCATTCCAACGATGACGCACAACTCGACAACGACACCGACGCAAATCGGTCAGGAGCGACCGACACAGGCGGTGTGCAAACCACAGTCACACCTGACGACAGCAGTCGACCACGCGACGAAGCCCATCGCGGTGCCGAGACGACACTCGGAACAAGTTCGATCGTGACCGACGAAGACCGTGTTCGAACCCTTCTCCAAGCATCAGGCGGTCGAGTTCGGCAAAAGGACGTGGTGACGGAACTCGACTGGTCGAAGTCGAAAGTGTCGCGGGTCCTCTCACGGATGGAAGACGACGGAACCATCGAGAAACTCCGGTTGGGGCGTGAGAACGTCATCGACCTCGTCGCCGAATCGGACGACGACGAGACTGACACCGAGATTTAG
- a CDS encoding DUF7096 domain-containing protein, whose product MLRKILTVLLVGALVAGVVAPSAVATTAPPDETVEPTALDSGAGWFAANNTTANTTSSGSSNDSNSSNGTVTVTVGQQLSTIVSQTDSEVRTEVEESAFEVRFEASDDDEQAEAISERAEELAERAEEIREEYEEVTEAYESGEISRSAYAQRIATLNARSEQLTSSIARLDARSDNVSNTSLQTAGFNESELETINNSLESVTGTGARALLLRFTGLSEGEIEIESENGLSIEVESEDGEQSREIERDRDDDHNFTVDQSAALDTARDELGTPPTGSWSLIESDKHTDSGYYEFEFELTGTNSTGDAEVRVDGSSGTVFRLESEIESPDEDDEEDEIEEEEEEEDDEKDDDEVEEEDDEKEEEEEEKDDEKDDDEVEEEEEEDDEKEEEEEEEEEEEDDDEVETDEPDEEETDTPDSE is encoded by the coding sequence ATGCTCCGGAAAATACTCACAGTACTGCTCGTCGGTGCCCTGGTTGCCGGTGTTGTTGCACCGTCAGCCGTGGCGACGACCGCACCTCCTGACGAGACCGTCGAACCCACTGCGCTCGACTCGGGCGCCGGCTGGTTCGCAGCGAACAACACGACGGCGAACACCACGTCATCCGGCTCGTCGAACGACTCGAATTCGTCGAACGGAACGGTCACGGTGACCGTCGGTCAGCAACTCTCCACAATCGTCTCACAGACGGACAGTGAAGTCCGAACGGAAGTCGAAGAGAGTGCCTTCGAAGTTCGATTCGAAGCGAGCGATGACGACGAACAGGCCGAGGCCATCAGCGAACGAGCGGAGGAGCTCGCAGAGCGCGCCGAGGAGATTCGTGAGGAGTACGAAGAAGTCACCGAGGCGTACGAATCTGGCGAGATAAGCCGGTCTGCGTACGCCCAACGCATCGCGACGCTGAACGCCCGCAGTGAACAGCTCACCTCCAGCATCGCTCGCCTCGACGCACGTTCGGACAACGTCTCGAACACGAGTCTGCAGACGGCTGGATTCAACGAATCCGAACTCGAGACGATTAACAACTCACTCGAATCTGTCACGGGCACCGGTGCGAGAGCCCTGCTCTTGCGTTTCACCGGCCTCAGCGAGGGTGAAATAGAAATCGAATCGGAGAACGGACTCTCCATCGAAGTCGAAAGCGAGGACGGCGAACAGTCGCGTGAAATCGAACGTGACCGTGACGACGACCACAACTTCACGGTCGACCAATCGGCCGCGCTCGACACGGCACGCGACGAACTCGGGACGCCTCCGACCGGGTCGTGGTCCCTCATCGAGAGTGACAAACACACCGACTCGGGCTACTACGAGTTCGAGTTCGAACTCACCGGGACGAACTCCACTGGCGATGCAGAGGTCCGCGTCGATGGGTCGTCTGGAACGGTCTTCCGCCTCGAATCCGAGATCGAATCGCCTGACGAGGACGACGAAGAGGACGAAATAGAAGAGGAAGAAGAGGAAGAAGATGACGAGAAAGACGACGACGAAGTAGAGGAAGAAGACGACGAGAAGGAAGAAGAGGAAGAAGAGAAAGATGACGAGAAAGACGACGACGAAGTAGAGGAAGAAGAGGAAGAAGACGACGAGAAGGAAGAAGAGGAAGAAGAGGAAGAAGAAGAGGAAGACGACGACGAAGTTGAGACGGACGAACCAGATGAGGAAGAAACGGACACACCTGACAGTGAGTAG
- a CDS encoding DUF7345 domain-containing protein produces MSPDGRTRTICLLVAGLVVATALTGSVTALSSSTGTGQHDAVDSRTGLSSTVVSNDTSAFVVALSPNGSARVTLRLTYDLTAEEERAGFERLEANASEFATSYATRLKPLAARASNETGREMAIRDQTAQFSELGSTGVVELSVTWTNVATHRDGRIVLAEPFDTGFNPDRPFVVRAPEGYELASASPSPNVRSPSEVAWNTSEQLDGVSVAFETTESGEDQSTGTTTSSTEMPVGAAPVLAVLGVMGLFAVRGRRRG; encoded by the coding sequence ATGTCACCCGACGGTCGAACTCGGACTATCTGCCTCCTCGTCGCAGGATTGGTCGTTGCCACCGCGTTGACCGGGTCGGTAACTGCCCTGTCGAGTTCTACTGGGACTGGTCAGCACGACGCGGTTGACTCGAGGACTGGCCTGTCGTCGACGGTGGTGAGCAACGACACGTCAGCGTTCGTCGTTGCACTCTCACCCAACGGGTCTGCTCGCGTGACGCTCCGTCTCACCTACGACCTGACGGCGGAAGAAGAACGAGCTGGGTTCGAGCGTCTCGAAGCGAACGCCTCGGAGTTTGCCACGTCGTACGCGACACGACTGAAACCCCTCGCTGCACGCGCATCGAACGAGACTGGCCGAGAGATGGCCATCCGCGACCAGACCGCACAGTTCTCCGAACTGGGGTCGACAGGCGTCGTCGAACTGTCTGTGACGTGGACGAACGTTGCGACACACCGCGATGGACGAATCGTCCTCGCCGAACCCTTCGATACCGGGTTCAATCCAGACCGACCGTTCGTCGTTCGCGCCCCAGAAGGGTACGAACTCGCGTCCGCATCTCCGAGTCCGAACGTGAGGTCACCGAGTGAGGTGGCGTGGAACACGAGCGAACAGCTCGACGGAGTTTCGGTCGCGTTCGAGACCACGGAGTCGGGCGAGGACCAGTCAACTGGGACGACCACGTCCTCCACAGAGATGCCGGTTGGGGCGGCCCCAGTCCTCGCAGTTCTCGGCGTGATGGGTCTGTTCGCTGTCCGTGGGCGACGCCGCGGTTGA
- a CDS encoding SOUL family heme-binding protein, translating into MKRRTKVLLVGLGIALTATALSRASRSTDTETVPYTVIETIDGVEIRQYPTTVTVETTAKNTGVAFQRLFGYISGANQRREEVSMTAPVATKTGEKIPMTAPVATDTTERGVQMAFYLPEAYDYDSAPRPTNPDVELVEHSARTLAVRQFSWYATGDRTRREIDSLLETLADNGVTTAGVPFLMQYDPPSTLPFFRTNEVAVEIQRREQGQGTT; encoded by the coding sequence ATGAAACGCCGCACAAAGGTTCTCCTCGTGGGTCTCGGCATCGCCCTGACTGCCACAGCGCTCTCCCGGGCGTCCCGTTCCACCGACACCGAGACGGTTCCCTACACGGTCATCGAGACGATAGACGGCGTCGAGATTCGACAGTATCCGACGACAGTGACCGTCGAGACGACTGCCAAGAACACCGGCGTGGCGTTTCAGCGACTCTTTGGCTACATCTCGGGCGCAAATCAGCGTCGCGAAGAAGTTTCGATGACGGCCCCGGTGGCGACCAAGACTGGTGAGAAGATTCCGATGACCGCCCCAGTGGCCACCGACACGACCGAGCGTGGCGTGCAGATGGCGTTCTACCTCCCCGAGGCGTACGACTACGACAGCGCGCCGCGACCGACCAACCCTGACGTCGAACTCGTCGAACACTCCGCACGAACGCTCGCCGTCCGCCAGTTCTCGTGGTACGCAACTGGAGACAGAACCCGGCGAGAAATCGATTCGTTGCTGGAGACGCTCGCAGACAACGGCGTCACCACCGCTGGCGTCCCGTTCCTCATGCAGTACGACCCGCCGTCGACGCTGCCGTTCTTCCGGACGAACGAAGTCGCAGTCGAGATTCAGCGACGAGAACAGGGGCAGGGGACCACGTAA
- a CDS encoding MFS transporter — translation MSIVTAVRRGDWHAVFGYAFFVALLTGGYYYNVTFVQLGLLDLGTRLVGLSETAVSWWMATLALVTLATAVVFGVTMDRQRWSSSLHAKLRILFGVVVAQVLLTSVAPFVRTAPQFGAWIILASISMGVGFPATFALTIDFVAVRDRGAVAAAATALTYFLANVYPLEWSIESFSQVVVAAMVPGVVLLGVLVFRPPRFLDRLAHQHERFGVGRFCQSGRVSMREAAFLVPLVLMFGVFFIDSLGFLRILDTPSLVLASWQSPEFSVHLTLAVVHVVGAVMAGVLYTTFDRRVLFLATFGLFSFTHLLYTFDIRIAMWFPSLSTGPSSPLNPVFYALAVSFYTTLNFALWPDLSTPETIGTHSAIGIGLAGFLSTFLSTALALYFQSTSVTLLDHLNLVNALALLLFVGLTVGVYVGRMHTLWEGRHGEPN, via the coding sequence ATGAGTATCGTAACCGCCGTCCGACGAGGTGACTGGCACGCCGTCTTTGGGTACGCGTTCTTCGTCGCACTTCTCACCGGCGGCTACTACTACAACGTCACGTTCGTCCAACTCGGCCTGTTGGACCTCGGGACGCGACTCGTTGGCTTGTCAGAGACGGCAGTTTCGTGGTGGATGGCGACGCTCGCGCTCGTGACGCTCGCCACCGCGGTCGTCTTCGGTGTCACGATGGACCGGCAGCGCTGGTCGTCGTCCCTGCACGCGAAACTCAGAATTCTGTTCGGCGTCGTCGTCGCGCAGGTGCTTCTCACGTCTGTTGCACCGTTCGTCCGAACTGCTCCCCAGTTCGGCGCGTGGATTATCCTCGCCTCGATTTCGATGGGCGTTGGATTTCCGGCGACGTTCGCGTTGACGATTGACTTCGTTGCGGTGCGTGACCGTGGTGCGGTTGCAGCGGCGGCGACAGCCCTGACGTACTTCTTGGCCAACGTCTATCCACTCGAATGGAGCATCGAGTCGTTTAGTCAGGTCGTCGTCGCTGCGATGGTGCCCGGTGTCGTCCTCCTCGGTGTTCTCGTGTTCAGGCCACCGCGGTTCCTCGACCGACTCGCACACCAACACGAACGGTTCGGAGTGGGGAGATTCTGCCAGTCCGGCCGCGTTTCGATGCGAGAGGCGGCGTTTCTCGTGCCACTGGTGTTGATGTTCGGTGTGTTCTTCATCGACAGCCTCGGATTCCTTCGAATCCTCGACACGCCCTCGTTGGTACTCGCGTCGTGGCAGTCGCCCGAGTTCTCGGTTCACCTGACCTTGGCCGTCGTCCACGTCGTCGGCGCGGTGATGGCTGGCGTTCTGTACACGACGTTCGACCGGCGAGTCCTCTTTCTCGCGACGTTCGGGTTGTTCTCCTTTACCCACCTGCTGTACACGTTCGACATCCGCATCGCGATGTGGTTCCCGTCGCTCTCGACCGGACCGAGTTCACCGTTGAACCCGGTGTTCTACGCGCTCGCGGTCAGTTTCTACACGACACTCAACTTCGCGCTCTGGCCCGACCTCTCGACACCGGAGACGATTGGCACGCACTCGGCAATCGGTATCGGTCTCGCTGGGTTCCTCTCGACGTTTCTGAGCACTGCACTCGCGTTGTACTTTCAGAGCACGTCGGTGACGCTCCTCGACCACCTGAATCTCGTGAACGCGCTCGCACTACTGCTGTTCGTCGGCCTCACGGTCGGCGTGTACGTCGGACGAATGCACACACTCTGGGAGGGACGCCATGGCGAACCCAATTGA
- a CDS encoding polymer-forming cytoskeletal protein: protein MANPIELIPLLVVVFLLVGVQGGTVESMEIVTDGTHTVSEIPDVYVVGGGAVTIPNDTSVSGSVYVIGGTADVAGTIDGDVTQLSGNLSFASSAVVTGPTQYIAGSLAVADGAELESLTTAETLAANSPTSGRGPAFAAIQTLALALAAALLVRRFEFAFATVGRAVTSHPVVSGVVGLLVTATSLALVVFMAMTIILIPVSILGVGVGALTVAYGYLVFGYLVGQRIPIDRPDRASAVGVVVVAVTFELIGAVPVVGSAVQLVLLVVALGAVLVTYFGLREFEPVSLPP from the coding sequence ATGGCGAACCCAATTGAACTGATTCCACTCCTCGTCGTGGTGTTCCTCCTCGTCGGGGTCCAAGGTGGCACGGTCGAATCGATGGAAATCGTCACCGACGGAACCCACACTGTCTCCGAGATTCCCGACGTGTACGTCGTCGGTGGCGGGGCGGTGACGATACCGAACGACACCTCGGTGTCGGGGTCAGTGTACGTCATCGGGGGTACTGCCGACGTGGCGGGGACGATAGACGGCGACGTGACTCAGTTGAGCGGGAATCTGTCGTTCGCGTCGTCGGCCGTCGTCACCGGTCCCACGCAGTACATCGCCGGGTCGCTTGCCGTCGCCGACGGCGCGGAACTCGAATCGTTGACGACTGCCGAGACGCTGGCAGCGAACTCGCCGACATCCGGGAGGGGACCAGCGTTCGCAGCGATACAGACGCTCGCACTCGCACTCGCGGCGGCGCTTCTCGTTCGGCGATTCGAGTTCGCCTTCGCCACGGTCGGGCGAGCGGTCACGTCCCACCCCGTCGTGAGCGGTGTCGTCGGCCTCTTGGTCACCGCCACGTCGCTCGCGCTCGTCGTGTTCATGGCGATGACGATTATCCTCATCCCGGTGAGTATCCTCGGCGTCGGCGTCGGCGCACTGACGGTGGCCTACGGCTACCTCGTCTTCGGCTATCTCGTCGGCCAACGCATACCTATCGACCGCCCGGACCGTGCGTCAGCAGTCGGTGTCGTCGTGGTTGCGGTCACGTTCGAACTTATCGGCGCAGTTCCGGTCGTCGGGAGTGCGGTACAACTCGTTCTTCTCGTCGTGGCTCTCGGCGCTGTCCTCGTGACGTACTTCGGTCTCCGAGAGTTCGAACCGGTGTCGTTGCCACCGTGA
- a CDS encoding NAD(P)/FAD-dependent oxidoreductase, which yields MRVLVLGAGYAGLTLARELERRLPADADLTVVNDSQYHLVQHEVHRAIRRPSIADPIQVPLDEALTRAEVVVDRVTNVDTESRRVHLAEGESLAYDYCAICLGAETNYYGIPGLEAHALPLKRLEHAETIRAKFFDDCDDGGTVVVGGAGLSGIQVAGELAALRDEEGAHTDIVLVEQLDTVAPAFSEEFQRAVRDELLDRGIELRTETTVQSVTASTVETDTGDIDYDMLVWTGGITGDEAMGDERPTVRADLRLDDRTFVVGDAARAIDADGEPVPASGSAALREAKVVARNIAKQVGYEQYGDPDDFPPRPKPYRFEVPGWIVSVGDGAVAQVGPSIFRGSAAKAMKATVGAGHLTSVGAVSRAVTLVEEEMNA from the coding sequence ATGCGTGTCCTGGTACTCGGTGCCGGGTACGCGGGCCTCACACTCGCCCGTGAACTCGAACGCCGACTCCCCGCCGACGCCGATTTGACCGTGGTGAACGACTCCCAGTATCACCTCGTCCAACACGAAGTCCACCGGGCGATTCGGCGTCCGTCCATCGCCGACCCGATTCAAGTGCCACTGGACGAGGCACTGACTCGTGCCGAGGTGGTCGTCGACCGCGTGACGAACGTAGACACCGAGTCTCGACGCGTTCACCTCGCCGAGGGAGAGTCCCTCGCGTACGACTACTGCGCCATCTGTCTCGGTGCAGAGACCAACTACTACGGCATCCCCGGCCTCGAAGCGCACGCACTCCCGCTCAAGCGCCTCGAACACGCCGAGACAATCCGCGCGAAGTTCTTCGACGACTGCGACGATGGCGGTACAGTCGTCGTTGGCGGTGCTGGCCTCTCGGGCATCCAGGTTGCCGGCGAACTCGCGGCGCTCCGCGACGAGGAAGGTGCCCACACGGATATCGTCCTCGTCGAACAGTTAGATACCGTCGCGCCGGCGTTCTCCGAGGAGTTCCAGCGAGCAGTCCGAGACGAGTTACTGGACCGAGGCATCGAGCTTCGGACCGAGACGACAGTCCAGTCTGTCACGGCCTCGACCGTCGAGACCGACACTGGCGACATCGACTACGACATGCTCGTCTGGACCGGCGGGATAACCGGTGACGAGGCCATGGGGGATGAACGTCCCACAGTCAGAGCCGACCTCCGACTCGACGACAGAACGTTCGTCGTCGGCGATGCCGCGCGAGCCATCGATGCCGATGGAGAACCCGTCCCCGCAAGTGGGTCTGCGGCGCTCCGTGAAGCGAAGGTCGTCGCCCGGAACATCGCAAAGCAAGTTGGCTACGAACAGTACGGCGACCCTGACGACTTCCCACCGCGTCCGAAACCGTATCGGTTCGAGGTTCCGGGGTGGATTGTGTCGGTCGGCGACGGAGCAGTCGCACAGGTCGGACCGAGCATCTTCCGTGGAAGCGCCGCGAAGGCGATGAAAGCGACTGTCGGTGCGGGCCACCTCACGTCGGTCGGCGCGGTCTCACGGGCGGTGACGCTCGTCGAAGAAGAGATGAACGCCTGA